One window of the Methylovirgula sp. HY1 genome contains the following:
- a CDS encoding alpha/beta hydrolase: MSATPEAIADAIAQATAARPIPLEGRALASMSCGKTVFLVVMIGSQALDSDTFLDTALNWQPYILKAEFLAVEAPHDGRWFDLQHTDAEERKAQIRSAAETLDCFLDAILAKRRLPPSNLALVGFGEGACLALEVGLRRPQPPAVIMAFSGAFTGTETLGTEIRSKPPVLLIHGDADEIVPYPSLAKTKELLKAEGIEVKSMTRKGVGHALDDDAVLVAGDYLTKILVKKPTEDDHDHDHGDHGHDDHDHAH; encoded by the coding sequence GTGTCTGCAACGCCCGAAGCCATCGCTGACGCCATCGCCCAAGCCACCGCCGCCCGGCCGATCCCCCTCGAGGGCCGCGCGCTCGCCTCCATGTCCTGCGGCAAGACCGTCTTTCTCGTGGTGATGATCGGCAGCCAAGCGCTCGACAGCGACACGTTCCTCGATACCGCGCTCAACTGGCAGCCCTATATCCTCAAAGCCGAGTTTCTCGCCGTCGAGGCCCCGCATGACGGGCGATGGTTCGATCTGCAACACACCGATGCCGAAGAGCGCAAGGCCCAGATCCGCAGCGCCGCCGAAACCCTCGATTGCTTTCTCGACGCCATCCTGGCGAAACGCCGCCTGCCGCCGAGCAATCTGGCTTTGGTCGGGTTCGGCGAAGGCGCCTGTCTGGCGCTCGAAGTCGGCCTGCGCCGCCCGCAGCCGCCCGCCGTCATCATGGCCTTTTCCGGTGCTTTCACAGGGACGGAGACGCTCGGCACCGAAATCCGTTCGAAGCCGCCGGTGCTCCTCATCCATGGCGATGCCGACGAGATCGTGCCTTACCCTTCCCTCGCCAAGACGAAGGAACTTTTGAAGGCGGAAGGCATCGAGGTGAAATCCATGACCCGCAAGGGCGTCGGCCACGCGCTCGATGACGATGCGGTGCTGGTCGCCGGCGACTATCTCACCAAGATCCTGGTGAAAAAGCCTACGGAAGACGATCACGATCATGACCATGGCGATCACGGTCATGACGATCATGATCACGCGCATTGA
- a CDS encoding type III PLP-dependent enzyme, producing MTDRIHEFLRRRREDGREDGPCLVLDLDVVRDNYFAFAKSLPDTRVFYAVKANPDPQVIKLLARLGSCFDTASVVEIEQVLAAGASPDRISYGNTIKKERDIARAFALGVRLFAVDCEAEVEKIARAAPGAKVFCRLLCDNTGAEWPLSRKFGCAPALAPRVLEHAHRLGLVAYGLSFHVGSQQRDPKSWDASLKASAEIFRDLAERGINLQMVNLGGGFPTKYLKNVPAVKTYAQTIFKALRKHFGNRIPETIIEPGRGMVGNAGVIEAEVVLIAKKADDDKVKWVYLDIGKFNGLAETMDEMIRYPIRTPFDDDRMEPCVIAGPSCDSVDVLYEKEPYLLPVSLEIGSKVLIEGTGAYTTTYSTVGFNGFPPLKSYVI from the coding sequence ATGACCGATCGTATCCACGAATTTCTGCGCCGCCGACGCGAAGACGGCCGAGAAGATGGGCCTTGCCTCGTCCTCGACCTCGACGTCGTGCGCGACAATTACTTTGCCTTTGCCAAGAGCCTGCCCGACACGCGCGTGTTCTATGCGGTCAAGGCCAATCCCGACCCGCAGGTGATCAAGCTGCTGGCACGGCTCGGCTCGTGCTTCGACACGGCCTCGGTGGTGGAAATCGAGCAGGTGCTCGCCGCCGGCGCGAGCCCGGATCGCATCAGCTATGGCAATACGATCAAGAAAGAGCGCGACATCGCCCGGGCCTTCGCCCTCGGCGTAAGGCTCTTTGCGGTCGATTGCGAAGCCGAAGTCGAGAAGATCGCCCGCGCCGCACCCGGTGCGAAAGTGTTCTGCCGGCTCCTTTGCGACAACACCGGTGCCGAATGGCCGCTGTCGCGCAAATTCGGCTGCGCGCCAGCGTTGGCGCCGCGGGTGCTCGAACATGCCCATCGCCTCGGCCTCGTCGCCTATGGGCTCTCCTTCCATGTCGGTTCGCAGCAGCGCGATCCGAAGAGCTGGGACGCAAGTCTCAAGGCTTCCGCGGAGATCTTTCGAGACCTCGCCGAACGCGGCATCAACTTGCAGATGGTCAATCTCGGCGGCGGCTTTCCGACCAAATATCTGAAGAACGTCCCGGCGGTGAAGACCTATGCGCAAACGATCTTCAAGGCGTTGCGCAAGCATTTCGGCAACCGCATTCCCGAGACGATCATCGAGCCGGGCCGCGGCATGGTCGGCAATGCCGGCGTCATCGAGGCGGAAGTCGTGCTGATCGCGAAGAAGGCGGACGACGACAAGGTAAAATGGGTCTATCTCGACATCGGCAAATTCAACGGCCTCGCCGAGACGATGGACGAGATGATCCGCTATCCGATTCGCACGCCGTTCGACGACGACCGGATGGAGCCTTGCGTGATCGCCGGACCGTCCTGCGATTCGGTCGATGTGCTCTATGAAAAAGAGCCCTATCTGCTGCCGGTCAGTCTCGAAATCGGCTCGAAAGTGCTGATCGAGGGAACCGGCGCCTATACGACGACCTATTCCACCGTCGGCTTCAACGGCTTCCCGCCGCTGAAATCGTATGTGATCTGA
- a CDS encoding glucan biosynthesis protein, protein MPELTRRKLAKCLLAQSALSPYLLAEGAAKGLAASGAMLLSATQTFAQDLAQAADPIAKRAPKFEYDDVIRRAKELAAAPYDSEPPPLPDALSKLDFDAWRDIRFRPEKAFLNEPGSMFRLELFHLGHLYLWPVTVNIVKDGMATPIPYSANLFNYGHNKLDKRLPVNLGFAGFRLHFPINAPNVFDEVIAFLGASYFRFLGRKQRYGISARGLTVNAGTDKEEFPIFREFWIETPAAHSEHVTIYALLDGAAATGAYRFDLYPGRDSALEVAATLFPRKQNVKFGLAPLTSMFFVGENDHRFDADFRGELHDSDGLLLNSGTGEWIWRPLHNPPQMEISSFLDQNLRGFGLLQRDRKFDHYQDLDLAYELRPSYFIQPHGSWGAGQVELVELPTRDEAHDNIVASFVPKDAPAPGSRFGYRITSSLSLEQFSPNGRVVNTFETTARALGAPEPVPPGSRRFLIDFAGGDLAYYARDPQVVEVVPTTTQGRILRSFIVPNSHIKGFRAIIDLELAAGQSTDLRAFLRAGTRALTETWTYPWRAS, encoded by the coding sequence ATGCCCGAATTGACTCGCCGCAAGCTTGCAAAATGTCTGCTCGCCCAGTCTGCTCTGTCGCCATATCTCTTGGCCGAGGGCGCCGCCAAGGGCCTTGCGGCATCGGGTGCGATGCTGCTTTCGGCGACTCAGACCTTCGCTCAAGATTTGGCGCAGGCCGCGGATCCCATCGCCAAACGCGCACCCAAGTTCGAGTATGACGACGTCATTCGTCGCGCCAAGGAACTTGCTGCGGCACCTTATGATTCCGAACCTCCGCCATTGCCTGATGCCCTCAGCAAGCTCGACTTCGACGCGTGGCGCGACATAAGATTTCGTCCGGAAAAGGCATTTTTGAATGAGCCGGGCAGCATGTTTCGGCTGGAATTGTTCCACCTCGGCCATCTCTATCTCTGGCCGGTGACGGTCAATATCGTCAAAGATGGGATGGCGACGCCGATTCCCTATTCCGCGAATCTTTTCAACTATGGCCACAACAAGCTCGACAAGCGGCTCCCCGTCAATCTCGGCTTTGCTGGATTTCGTCTGCACTTTCCGATCAACGCGCCAAACGTCTTCGACGAGGTGATCGCCTTTCTCGGCGCGAGCTATTTTCGTTTCCTCGGCCGCAAGCAGCGCTATGGCATTTCGGCGCGCGGACTGACCGTCAATGCCGGCACGGACAAAGAAGAATTCCCGATCTTTCGCGAGTTTTGGATCGAGACTCCGGCGGCCCATTCCGAGCATGTGACAATTTATGCTCTGCTCGACGGTGCGGCGGCGACCGGCGCTTATCGTTTCGATCTCTATCCGGGCCGCGATTCGGCGCTCGAGGTGGCGGCGACTTTATTTCCGCGTAAGCAGAATGTGAAATTCGGCCTCGCGCCTCTCACTTCAATGTTCTTCGTCGGCGAAAACGATCACCGTTTCGACGCGGATTTTCGCGGCGAATTGCATGATTCGGACGGGCTGCTTCTCAATTCGGGCACCGGCGAATGGATCTGGCGGCCCTTGCACAATCCGCCGCAAATGGAGATTTCATCCTTTCTCGACCAGAATCTGCGCGGCTTCGGCCTGTTGCAGCGTGATCGCAAATTCGATCATTATCAGGATCTCGATCTCGCTTACGAGTTGCGGCCGAGCTATTTCATTCAGCCGCATGGGAGTTGGGGTGCCGGACAGGTCGAGCTCGTCGAGCTTCCGACACGGGACGAGGCGCATGACAATATTGTTGCGTCCTTCGTCCCGAAGGACGCGCCGGCGCCCGGGAGCCGCTTTGGCTATCGGATCACCTCGAGTCTTTCATTGGAACAGTTTTCGCCGAATGGGCGGGTGGTGAACACATTCGAGACGACGGCTCGGGCACTGGGTGCGCCGGAGCCGGTGCCGCCGGGCTCGCGCCGGTTCCTCATCGATTTCGCCGGCGGCGACCTTGCTTATTATGCGCGCGATCCGCAGGTGGTCGAAGTCGTGCCGACGACGACTCAGGGTCGAATTTTGCGTTCCTTCATCGTGCCAAACAGCCATATCAAAGGCTTCCGCGCCATTATCGATCTCGAACTCGCCGCCGGCCAATCGACCGATCTGCGGGCGTTTCTCCGAGCCGGCACACGGGCGCTGACTGAGACTTGGACCTACCCTTGGCGGGCTTCTTAA
- a CDS encoding GNAT family N-acetyltransferase, translating into MPIREAYSSDLAALVAIENQCFTSDRLSRRSLRYFLASPSATLLVAETRGVVAGYSLIAFRKGSAIARLYSIAVDQAFRGRNLGQALLKASEKAARARNATCMRLEVRSRNRRAIALYEGQGYRRFDRIADYYEDGAAAYCYEKSLFASRKPTRD; encoded by the coding sequence GTGCCGATTCGTGAGGCGTATTCATCCGATCTGGCCGCGCTGGTCGCGATCGAAAACCAATGTTTTACGAGCGACCGCCTGTCGCGGCGCAGTCTGCGCTATTTTCTTGCGTCGCCCAGTGCCACTTTGCTCGTCGCGGAAACGCGCGGCGTCGTCGCCGGCTATAGTCTCATCGCCTTCCGTAAAGGCTCGGCCATCGCGCGGCTTTATTCGATCGCGGTCGACCAGGCCTTCCGTGGCCGCAATCTCGGGCAAGCCTTGTTGAAGGCCAGCGAAAAAGCGGCGCGTGCGCGAAATGCAACCTGCATGCGCCTCGAAGTGCGCAGCCGCAATCGTCGCGCCATCGCCCTTTATGAAGGCCAGGGCTATCGCCGCTTCGATCGCATCGCGGATTATTACGAAGATGGCGCAGCCGCATATTGCTATGAAAAATCCTTGTTTGCATCGAGAAAGCCCACGCGGGATTGA
- a CDS encoding RDD family protein encodes MTLDGSNDPSAAVAPRRPFDGQWYLWGDAEALGPYESARIKAMIAQGGVNAETLIAQVGATEWAALKDVPVFAAWLGGTPRGVANVGGDRVIALPGSGIAEPPASVRYAGFWIRLLAYVIDTFIIEVFVIIAGALVGLIGAGLAMRNGAEPPKDAIDLLEVIGGLVGFTGAILYNVVFNSGRWQATPGKRLLGIHIVTVSGEPVGPWLALGRYFAYILSSLPLCIGFMMIGWTKEKTGLHDMICRTRVVHGKL; translated from the coding sequence ATGACATTGGACGGATCAAACGACCCTTCTGCCGCTGTTGCTCCGCGGCGGCCGTTTGATGGGCAATGGTATCTGTGGGGTGATGCCGAAGCTCTCGGACCTTATGAGAGCGCCCGCATCAAGGCGATGATCGCGCAAGGTGGCGTCAATGCCGAGACGCTGATCGCACAGGTTGGCGCGACGGAATGGGCGGCGCTCAAGGATGTTCCCGTCTTCGCCGCATGGCTCGGCGGAACGCCCCGTGGCGTCGCCAATGTCGGCGGCGATCGGGTGATCGCCTTGCCCGGCTCGGGCATTGCTGAACCGCCGGCCTCCGTTCGCTATGCCGGCTTCTGGATTCGCCTGCTCGCCTATGTCATCGACACATTCATCATCGAAGTCTTCGTCATTATCGCCGGGGCGCTTGTCGGCTTGATCGGCGCCGGGCTGGCGATGCGCAACGGGGCGGAGCCACCGAAGGACGCGATCGACCTTCTCGAGGTGATTGGCGGCCTCGTCGGTTTCACGGGGGCGATCCTCTACAATGTTGTGTTCAACAGCGGCCGTTGGCAGGCGACGCCGGGCAAGCGATTGCTCGGCATCCATATAGTCACCGTCAGTGGCGAACCGGTGGGACCCTGGCTCGCGCTCGGGCGCTATTTCGCTTACATCCTGTCCTCATTGCCGCTTTGCATCGGCTTCATGATGATCGGTTGGACGAAAGAAAAGACGGGCCTCCACGACATGATCTGCCGGACGCGGGTTGTCCACGGAAAGCTTTGA
- a CDS encoding creatininase family protein has protein sequence MLPTRHWAEMSWTDFKTEDMADVVAILPVAAIEQHGPHLPLGVDYFLMQGYIDRVAERLPADLPVLFLPVQAIGASIEHTDFPGTLSLNATTLSSVLTEIGACIHRAGCRKLVLINSHGGNVALLDGVAHELRARFQMFVVMATWHRFGYPDGLFSSEELTHGIHAGDIETSLMLSFRPDLVRLERAEDFASESMALEQDFTWLRAGRPTGFGWMTQDLSASGAMGNAAAASAEKGEASADYGVTAFIELLQDVEGFDIARLRAGPKDLG, from the coding sequence ATGCTGCCCACGCGCCATTGGGCCGAAATGAGTTGGACGGATTTCAAGACGGAAGACATGGCCGATGTCGTCGCGATTCTGCCTGTCGCCGCGATCGAGCAGCATGGGCCGCATCTGCCGCTCGGCGTCGATTACTTTCTCATGCAGGGCTATATCGACCGCGTCGCCGAAAGGCTGCCAGCCGACCTGCCGGTGCTTTTCTTGCCAGTGCAAGCGATCGGCGCATCGATCGAGCATACCGATTTTCCCGGCACATTGTCGCTCAATGCAACGACCTTGAGCAGTGTTTTGACAGAGATCGGCGCATGCATCCACCGCGCCGGCTGCCGCAAATTGGTGCTCATCAATTCGCATGGCGGCAATGTCGCATTGCTCGACGGCGTCGCGCATGAGCTTCGAGCCAGATTCCAGATGTTCGTCGTGATGGCGACCTGGCATCGCTTCGGCTATCCCGATGGGCTTTTTTCGTCAGAAGAGCTCACTCATGGCATTCATGCCGGCGATATCGAGACCTCTTTGATGCTGAGCTTCCGCCCCGATCTCGTGCGCCTCGAAAGGGCGGAGGATTTTGCTTCCGAAAGCATGGCGCTCGAACAGGATTTTACCTGGCTGCGGGCCGGACGGCCGACGGGTTTTGGCTGGATGACGCAAGATCTCTCCGCCTCCGGCGCCATGGGCAATGCCGCCGCCGCCAGCGCCGAAAAGGGTGAAGCCTCCGCCGATTATGGCGTCACCGCTTTCATCGAATTGCTGCAGGATGTGGAAGGGTTCGACATCGCAAGGCTGCGCGCCGGGCCGAAGGATTTGGGTTGA
- a CDS encoding ABC transporter substrate-binding protein, which yields MPRFSILGLPLARFALSLFLVATAVIGLSLPAAAVDRVTFATNWRAEAEHGGFYQAVADGTYAKYGLDVAILQGGPQSNNRLLLAAGRIDFDMGGNMIQAFDAVAQNVPIVAVAAIFQKDPFILMSHPGVGLDDFKDLRKATTYYVGSDALVSVFQWLHRAYGFSADRVTPYTFNSAPFIADKTSIQEGYVTSEPFAIEKQGGFKPNVFLAADHGYQSYSTTIEARRDLIAKNPDLVQRFVTASIIGWYHYLYGDNAAANALIEKDNPDMTDAQIAYSVAAMKVHGIVDSGDAEKLGIGAMTDQRMRAFFDQMVEAGLFKKGLDYRRAYVTKFVDHGVGLDLRPKR from the coding sequence ATGCCGCGGTTTTCCATTCTTGGGCTGCCCCTGGCGCGCTTCGCCCTATCGCTTTTTCTCGTCGCGACCGCTGTCATAGGGCTGAGCCTGCCCGCTGCCGCTGTCGATCGCGTGACTTTCGCCACCAATTGGCGGGCCGAGGCGGAGCATGGCGGCTTCTACCAGGCAGTGGCCGATGGAACCTATGCCAAATACGGCCTCGACGTGGCGATCCTGCAAGGCGGCCCACAAAGCAACAATCGGCTTTTGCTCGCGGCGGGCCGGATCGATTTCGACATGGGCGGCAATATGATCCAAGCTTTCGACGCGGTTGCGCAGAATGTGCCGATCGTCGCCGTTGCTGCGATCTTTCAGAAGGATCCATTCATCCTGATGTCGCACCCAGGTGTCGGCCTCGATGACTTCAAGGACCTGCGCAAGGCGACGACCTATTACGTCGGCTCGGATGCGCTCGTCTCCGTCTTCCAATGGCTGCATCGTGCCTATGGTTTCTCGGCCGATCGGGTGACGCCCTATACATTCAATTCGGCTCCCTTTATTGCCGATAAGACGTCGATCCAGGAGGGCTATGTAACCTCCGAGCCTTTCGCGATCGAAAAGCAGGGCGGGTTCAAGCCGAATGTGTTTCTCGCCGCCGATCATGGCTATCAATCCTATTCGACGACCATCGAGGCGCGCCGCGACCTGATTGCCAAGAACCCCGATCTCGTGCAGCGCTTCGTCACCGCCTCGATCATTGGTTGGTATCATTACCTCTATGGTGACAATGCCGCCGCAAATGCGCTCATCGAAAAAGACAATCCCGACATGACCGATGCACAGATCGCCTATTCCGTCGCGGCAATGAAGGTGCATGGCATCGTTGATTCGGGCGATGCCGAAAAGCTCGGCATAGGTGCGATGACGGATCAGCGGATGCGGGCCTTCTTCGATCAAATGGTTGAAGCCGGCCTGTTCAAAAAGGGTCTCGATTATCGCCGCGCCTATGTGACGAAATTCGTCGATCATGGCGTCGGGCTCGATCTGCGGCCTAAGCGATGA
- a CDS encoding ABC transporter ATP-binding protein → MTKALISLHDVGKRYKNGTVALANFELVVRAGEFLTLLGPSGCGKSTALRLMAGLEKPSSGRVERGLPSKAGSIGFVFQEPTLMPWARINENVFLPLRLQGVSTRAARLRVEEVLALVGLEAFGKAYPRELSGGMRMRVSIARALVLRPALLLMDEPFAALDEITRFRLNDDLLRLKKELATTIVFVTHSVYESVYLSTQVVVMGAQAGRIVAEIPIDPDLPRTPDLRVSATYLDMCQRASQALAGATSKMLPQDGREKSA, encoded by the coding sequence ATGACGAAAGCGCTCATATCGCTCCATGATGTCGGCAAGCGCTATAAAAACGGCACGGTCGCCCTCGCCAATTTCGAGCTTGTCGTTCGTGCCGGCGAGTTCTTGACGCTTCTCGGTCCATCCGGCTGCGGCAAGTCGACGGCCTTGCGTCTCATGGCGGGTCTCGAAAAACCCAGCTCCGGGCGCGTGGAGCGCGGCCTGCCGAGCAAGGCCGGCAGCATCGGCTTCGTTTTTCAAGAGCCGACTTTAATGCCTTGGGCGCGCATCAATGAAAATGTGTTTCTGCCCTTGCGTCTGCAGGGTGTTTCGACGCGCGCGGCGCGGCTGCGCGTCGAAGAGGTCTTGGCGCTCGTCGGTCTCGAAGCTTTCGGCAAGGCCTATCCTCGCGAGCTTTCAGGCGGCATGCGCATGCGGGTGTCGATCGCGCGGGCGCTGGTGCTGCGCCCGGCTTTGCTGTTGATGGACGAACCTTTCGCGGCGCTCGATGAAATTACCCGCTTCCGTCTCAACGACGATCTCTTGCGGTTGAAGAAGGAACTGGCGACGACGATCGTTTTCGTCACCCATTCCGTCTATGAAAGCGTCTATCTCTCGACGCAAGTGGTCGTCATGGGCGCGCAGGCGGGCCGGATCGTCGCCGAAATTCCGATTGATCCCGATCTGCCGCGCACGCCGGATCTGCGTGTGAGTGCGACCTATTTGGATATGTGCCAGCGCGCCTCGCAGGCGCTCGCGGGGGCCACGTCGAAGATGCTGCCGCAAGATGGACGCGAGAAAAGCGCATGA
- a CDS encoding ABC transporter permease yields MKSPPRILDYLPPVALVAALLLAWEGIVRFAHIPPFILPAPSLVLATLISDRVTLFASLVATLGTTFAALFAAVAGGLVLAILFSQWRWLERALLPIAVTLQVTPIIAIAPLLLIYLAPQTAVLVCAFLVAFFPILANAALGLASAERNLVDLFALYGASRWQSLLWLRLPAALPYILAGVRIGGGLALIGAIVGELAAGASGRETGLAFRIIEAGYRLEIPKMFAALALISLAGIAIFVLLSAVSHLLLRRWHESALDDAN; encoded by the coding sequence ATGAAGAGTCCGCCGCGCATTCTCGACTACTTGCCGCCGGTGGCGCTCGTCGCGGCCCTGCTTCTCGCCTGGGAGGGGATCGTCCGCTTTGCCCATATCCCGCCCTTTATCTTGCCGGCACCAAGTCTCGTTCTGGCGACGCTGATCAGCGATCGGGTGACGCTGTTCGCTTCGCTCGTGGCGACGTTGGGGACGACATTTGCGGCGCTCTTCGCCGCTGTTGCAGGTGGGCTCGTTCTCGCTATTCTTTTTTCGCAATGGCGCTGGCTGGAGCGCGCCTTGTTGCCGATCGCCGTGACGCTTCAGGTGACGCCGATCATCGCGATCGCGCCCTTGCTGCTCATTTATCTCGCGCCGCAGACCGCGGTGCTCGTCTGTGCCTTTCTCGTCGCCTTCTTTCCGATCCTCGCCAATGCCGCCCTGGGCCTTGCCTCTGCCGAGCGCAATCTCGTCGATCTTTTCGCGCTCTACGGTGCCTCGCGCTGGCAAAGCCTGCTGTGGTTGAGGCTGCCGGCGGCTTTGCCTTATATCCTCGCCGGCGTGCGGATCGGCGGCGGCCTGGCGCTCATTGGTGCCATCGTCGGCGAGCTGGCCGCGGGAGCCTCGGGCCGAGAGACGGGCCTCGCCTTCCGCATCATCGAGGCGGGCTACAGGCTCGAAATTCCGAAAATGTTTGCCGCACTTGCGCTGATCTCGCTTGCCGGCATCGCCATCTTCGTCCTGCTTTCGGCAGTTTCGCATCTCTTGCTCAGGCGTTGGCATGAAAGCGCGCTGGACGATGCGAATTGA
- a CDS encoding AprI/Inh family metalloprotease inhibitor has translation MARSGTSRTHIMPLIGSVTVLALAAIPMVAVSAMPASTGGETQIEKSGTFLPEQTTETQGFASPESRDLPGFEPVLNAAAPSPGSAATKPGGVIGRYMILRQGGRDTGCMLMLAAPAKGHSGGKAILAPECRDAGIVMFDPAAWGMAKDRLALTARKGHTTHLILQPDGTWRKDPTDGRPLILKKI, from the coding sequence GTGGCCAGGAGCGGAACTTCACGCACGCACATCATGCCGCTGATCGGCAGCGTCACGGTGCTTGCGCTTGCCGCAATTCCTATGGTCGCGGTCAGCGCCATGCCGGCTTCCACGGGCGGCGAAACCCAGATTGAAAAAAGCGGCACGTTTTTACCCGAACAGACGACGGAGACCCAAGGCTTTGCCTCGCCCGAGAGCCGCGATCTTCCCGGTTTCGAACCGGTCCTAAATGCGGCCGCGCCATCGCCCGGATCAGCCGCGACAAAACCCGGCGGAGTCATCGGTCGTTACATGATATTGCGCCAAGGCGGCAGGGATACGGGTTGTATGCTGATGCTCGCGGCACCGGCCAAGGGCCATAGCGGAGGCAAAGCCATTCTTGCGCCAGAGTGTCGGGATGCGGGTATCGTGATGTTTGACCCCGCCGCATGGGGTATGGCCAAGGACCGTCTCGCGCTGACGGCGCGCAAAGGTCACACGACTCATCTCATTTTGCAGCCGGACGGGACGTGGCGGAAAGATCCGACAGACGGACGGCCGCTGATTTTGAAAAAGATCTGA
- a CDS encoding DUF1150 domain-containing protein, producing the protein MLNEIKTTTSTPYSEEQFAHLGGGSLAYLREIRSEDVSRLFPQAPPVKPGMQLFALLAADGTPLVVTDTRDAALANAYANELVTLSVH; encoded by the coding sequence ATGTTGAATGAAATTAAAACAACCACTTCAACGCCCTATAGCGAAGAGCAGTTCGCCCATCTGGGCGGCGGTTCGCTCGCCTATCTGCGCGAAATCCGGTCGGAAGACGTGTCGCGGCTCTTCCCGCAAGCGCCTCCGGTCAAGCCAGGCATGCAGCTCTTCGCTTTGCTGGCAGCCGACGGCACTCCGCTCGTCGTCACCGATACGCGCGACGCGGCGCTCGCCAATGCCTATGCCAATGAACTGGTGACGCTCAGCGTCCACTAA
- a CDS encoding Hsp20 family protein, with product MSRMSPPNSPFLLGFDEIERAIERVTRTASDGYPPYNIERIPKSDGRAERLRITLAVAGFLGEQLEVTVEEGQLVIRGRQQDDKERHYIHRGIAARQFQRVFLLAEGMQVAGADLQNGLLSVDLVRPEPERMVKKIDIVVRD from the coding sequence ATGTCACGAATGTCACCGCCCAACTCGCCCTTTCTGCTCGGCTTCGACGAAATCGAACGGGCAATCGAGAGGGTCACCCGGACCGCTTCGGACGGCTATCCACCCTATAACATAGAGCGGATCCCCAAGAGCGACGGACGCGCCGAAAGGCTTCGGATTACCTTGGCCGTCGCCGGATTCCTGGGCGAGCAGCTCGAGGTCACGGTCGAGGAAGGCCAGTTGGTCATCCGCGGCCGGCAGCAGGACGACAAGGAGCGCCATTACATCCATCGCGGTATCGCGGCGCGCCAATTCCAGCGCGTGTTCTTGCTCGCGGAGGGCATGCAGGTCGCCGGCGCCGATCTGCAAAATGGTCTGCTTTCGGTGGATCTGGTGCGTCCAGAGCCGGAACGGATGGTGAAGAAGATCGATATCGTCGTGCGCGACTGA
- the rpsU gene encoding 30S ribosomal protein S21 → MQVLVRDNNIDQALKALKKKMQREGIFREMKLRGHYEKPSEKRAREKAEAVRRARKLARKKLQREGLLPMKPKPIMGAR, encoded by the coding sequence GTGCAAGTTCTGGTTCGCGATAATAATATCGACCAAGCCCTCAAGGCGCTGAAGAAGAAGATGCAGCGCGAGGGCATTTTCCGCGAGATGAAGCTGCGCGGACATTATGAAAAGCCTTCCGAGAAGCGCGCCCGCGAAAAGGCGGAAGCTGTGCGCCGCGCCCGCAAACTCGCGCGCAAGAAGCTGCAGCGCGAGGGTCTTTTGCCGATGAAGCCCAAGCCGATCATGGGCGCCCGCTGA
- a CDS encoding tetratricopeptide repeat protein gives MTRSHCGLAIAAATLGALGLAGCESMNNIGARGTGVAEVANESPQAASANLDSLTQVVERNPNSAEAYNTRGIAYARIGRFQDAIADFTQAIKLNPNDAASLTNRALAYRQINQNDAALADFNRAISVNPNHAPAYLGRANLLRQQGHLEQARADLNQAIRLNPENAEAFHALGLIDQREGNQSQAITDFGNAIDRNPFVGAPYQARGQSYIAIGQPAKAIEDFNAALNVNNKNADAWAGLGLAYERSGNRAKAMESYQHALAFDPSNKLAQEGLARMGRA, from the coding sequence ATGACCCGATCTCACTGCGGTTTAGCTATAGCTGCCGCCACCCTCGGTGCGCTCGGCCTCGCCGGCTGCGAGAGCATGAACAATATTGGCGCGCGCGGAACGGGGGTGGCGGAAGTCGCCAATGAGAGCCCGCAGGCCGCCTCCGCCAATCTTGATTCGCTCACTCAAGTCGTGGAGCGCAATCCGAACAGCGCCGAGGCCTATAATACGCGCGGCATCGCCTATGCCCGCATCGGCCGTTTCCAGGATGCGATCGCCGACTTCACCCAGGCGATCAAGCTCAATCCCAATGATGCTGCTTCGCTGACAAATCGCGCGCTCGCCTATCGGCAGATCAATCAGAATGATGCGGCCCTCGCCGATTTCAACCGCGCGATCTCGGTCAATCCGAACCATGCACCGGCCTATCTCGGCCGTGCCAATCTTTTGCGCCAGCAGGGGCATCTCGAGCAGGCGCGAGCCGATCTCAACCAAGCGATTCGGCTCAATCCAGAAAACGCGGAGGCCTTCCACGCCCTTGGCTTGATCGACCAACGTGAAGGCAATCAATCGCAGGCGATTACGGATTTTGGCAATGCGATCGATCGTAATCCGTTCGTCGGTGCGCCTTATCAAGCGCGTGGTCAAAGCTACATCGCGATCGGCCAGCCCGCTAAGGCGATCGAGGATTTCAACGCGGCGCTCAATGTGAATAATAAGAATGCCGATGCCTGGGCGGGGCTTGGTCTCGCCTATGAGCGGAGCGGCAACCGCGCCAAGGCGATGGAGTCCTATCAGCACGCTCTGGCTTTTGATCCGAGCAATAAACTCGCGCAGGAAGGCCTGGCGCGGATGGGACGCGCGTAG